A stretch of the Massilia varians genome encodes the following:
- a CDS encoding M61 family metallopeptidase, producing the protein MKPTFLAYALPVILLGASATARADVDYQLRITDAAQHLAEVRATFPATTATTLDVQMPNWRTGRYNMLNLANGVRLFKAFDAKGQPLAVAKTDKGTWQVRTKPGDAVTVQYELYANLLGERTRHIDDTHAYLDASGVFVYAAPFRQEKVTVKLDVPQGWKSRSGMDSGACDHCFVAPNYDVLIDAPIETGIHEFYTDKVDGRSIELAIWGRGNHDGKQMMTDLKKIVVETAKMYGNQYPFQRYLFIVHATDGVGGATEHANSTVIQKPRWTFAPRKDYLNFLRVAAHEFYHTWNVKAYRPKEMVPYDYQNENYNRLLWVAEGHTSYYDELIVLRAGLQKRDEFLEGYAKLIDDYLHQPGRFQQSAADASFDEWIAVGGERARNASVNIYSKGQVLALMMDIELRRQTGGKRGLEHMHRILFEKHSTAKGGYDVPAVLAALRSVSGQDWSGWWAQYVDGTTEIPFDTLLAQVGLQKLVDVPKDQEQKTEWWAGWTLREGSDPALVTVVERDSPAWKAGVVSGDTLVAVNGLRVSAKDIGDKMSLVKTGPFTVHLFRRDELVEKQITPLQQPKGKAKLKAADKASDAQKALGAAWLGVAWPKDDSARAESAAAAKKP; encoded by the coding sequence ATGAAACCTACCTTCCTTGCCTACGCCCTCCCAGTGATCCTGCTTGGCGCCAGTGCCACCGCACGCGCCGACGTCGATTACCAGCTGCGCATTACCGATGCGGCACAGCACTTGGCCGAAGTGCGCGCCACCTTCCCGGCCACCACCGCGACCACGCTCGACGTGCAGATGCCGAACTGGCGCACCGGCCGCTACAACATGCTCAACCTCGCCAACGGCGTGCGCCTGTTCAAGGCCTTCGACGCCAAGGGCCAGCCGCTGGCGGTCGCCAAGACCGACAAGGGCACCTGGCAGGTCCGCACCAAACCCGGCGACGCGGTAACGGTGCAGTACGAGCTGTACGCCAACCTGCTGGGCGAGCGCACCCGCCACATCGACGACACCCACGCCTATCTCGACGCCAGCGGCGTGTTCGTCTACGCGGCGCCCTTCCGCCAGGAGAAGGTGACGGTCAAGCTGGACGTGCCGCAGGGCTGGAAGTCGCGTTCGGGCATGGACAGCGGGGCATGCGACCACTGCTTCGTGGCGCCGAACTACGACGTGCTGATCGACGCGCCGATCGAGACCGGCATCCACGAGTTCTACACCGACAAGGTGGACGGCCGCAGCATCGAACTGGCGATCTGGGGCCGCGGCAACCACGACGGCAAGCAGATGATGACCGACCTGAAGAAGATCGTCGTCGAGACCGCGAAGATGTACGGCAACCAGTATCCGTTCCAGCGCTACCTGTTCATCGTCCACGCCACCGATGGCGTCGGCGGCGCCACCGAGCACGCCAACTCCACCGTCATCCAGAAACCGCGCTGGACCTTTGCCCCGCGCAAGGACTACCTGAACTTCCTGCGCGTGGCCGCGCACGAGTTCTATCACACCTGGAACGTCAAGGCCTACCGTCCGAAGGAGATGGTGCCCTACGACTACCAGAACGAGAACTACAACCGTCTGCTGTGGGTCGCCGAAGGCCACACCTCCTACTACGACGAGCTGATCGTTCTGCGCGCCGGCCTGCAGAAGCGCGACGAGTTCCTCGAGGGTTACGCCAAGCTGATCGACGACTACCTGCACCAGCCGGGCCGCTTCCAGCAAAGCGCGGCCGACGCCAGCTTCGACGAGTGGATCGCCGTCGGCGGCGAGCGCGCGCGCAACGCCTCGGTCAACATCTACTCCAAGGGCCAGGTGCTGGCGCTGATGATGGACATCGAGCTGCGCCGCCAGACCGGCGGCAAGCGCGGTCTCGAGCACATGCACCGCATCCTGTTCGAGAAGCACTCGACCGCCAAGGGCGGCTACGACGTGCCGGCGGTGCTGGCGGCCCTGCGCAGCGTGAGCGGCCAGGACTGGAGCGGCTGGTGGGCCCAGTACGTGGACGGCACCACCGAGATCCCGTTCGACACCTTGCTGGCCCAGGTCGGCCTGCAGAAGCTGGTCGACGTGCCGAAGGACCAGGAACAGAAGACCGAATGGTGGGCCGGCTGGACCCTGCGCGAAGGCAGCGACCCGGCGCTGGTCACGGTCGTCGAGCGCGACAGCCCGGCATGGAAGGCCGGCGTGGTTTCGGGCGATACGCTGGTGGCCGTGAACGGCCTGCGCGTGTCCGCCAAGGACATCGGCGACAAGATGTCGCTGGTGAAGACCGGCCCGTTCACGGTTCACCTGTTCCGCCGCGACGAGCTGGTGGAAAAGCAGATCACCCCGCTGCAGCAGCCGAAAGGCAAGGCCAAGCTGAAGGCCGCGGACAAGGCGAGCGACGCGCAGAAGGCGCTGGGCGCCGCCTGGCTCGGCGTGGCGTGGCCGAAGGACGATTCTGCGAGGGCGGAATCGGCAGCGGCAGCGAAGAAGCCGTAA
- a CDS encoding PhzF family phenazine biosynthesis protein, with protein sequence MRIHALSCFGEHAGDGNPALVIEGDRSDEKARRALAQARHTTCVFLDGEVVDFYYPHMRSPLCLHATLAVAHMLFARHPDAATLAVTTAMRGQRLALQRDGNACFVRLQAQKVAQPALAAGLLERLLAAPGFVPVSAPRVASVGSPKLLVEVPDAATLHGLRPDLEAITAWSKEAGINGVYAWCRLPDGRFEGRNFNHLDPALEDSATGVAAGALTALLGHGIALRQGQATGRSCLIHTRVEDGAILVGGRAEPGAVVTSFTR encoded by the coding sequence ATGCGGATTCATGCACTGAGCTGTTTTGGCGAACACGCCGGCGACGGCAACCCGGCCCTGGTCATCGAAGGCGACCGGTCAGACGAGAAAGCGCGCCGCGCGCTGGCGCAAGCGCGCCACACCACCTGCGTTTTCCTGGACGGCGAGGTTGTCGATTTCTATTATCCGCACATGCGCAGCCCGCTGTGCCTGCATGCGACGCTGGCCGTGGCGCACATGCTGTTCGCACGTCATCCCGATGCCGCCACCTTGGCGGTGACGACGGCGATGCGCGGCCAGCGGCTCGCGCTCCAGCGCGATGGCAACGCCTGCTTCGTGCGCCTGCAGGCGCAGAAAGTGGCGCAGCCGGCGCTGGCAGCCGGCCTGCTGGAACGGCTGCTTGCGGCGCCCGGCTTCGTGCCGGTTTCAGCGCCGCGGGTCGCTTCGGTCGGCAGCCCGAAGCTGCTGGTCGAAGTGCCGGACGCCGCCACGCTGCACGGCCTGCGGCCGGACCTGGAAGCGATCACGGCATGGAGCAAGGAAGCCGGCATCAACGGCGTCTATGCCTGGTGCCGCCTTCCCGACGGCCGCTTCGAAGGCCGCAACTTCAACCATCTCGACCCCGCACTGGAAGACAGCGCCACCGGTGTGGCGGCGGGCGCGCTCACCGCGCTGCTCGGGCACGGCATCGCGCTGCGGCAGGGGCAGGCCACCGGCCGCTCCTGCCTGATTCACACCAGGGTGGAAGACGGTGCGATCCTGGTCGGCGGCCGCGCCGAGCCAGGCGCCGTCGTCACGAGCTTCACGCGCTAA
- a CDS encoding LysR substrate-binding domain-containing protein has protein sequence MRFDLTDMRLFLSVVECGSLTHGARAMHLALASVSERIAGMEEALGAPLLERNRRGVRPTAAGEALVRHARSILGQVEQMRGELRSYATGLKGRIRLLSNTAAMAAFLPPQLCRFLAAHPDLSIDLEERPSTEIVQALVDRRADLGVAAGVTDLRMLQTHLVASDQLVVLVGRSHRLAGQAQVRFADILAEPIVGMADSALETHLAERAARLGRQLDYRIQLRNTAQVASYVEAGIGISILSGALAGTIGRGVAVLTLSEAWAARQLYLCARDFSTLTPHAGLLARQLLEQVAGQHA, from the coding sequence ATGCGTTTCGACCTGACCGACATGCGCTTGTTCCTGAGCGTCGTCGAATGCGGCAGCCTGACGCATGGCGCGCGCGCGATGCACCTGGCGCTGGCATCGGTCAGCGAACGCATCGCCGGCATGGAAGAGGCGCTGGGCGCGCCCCTGCTGGAACGGAACCGCCGCGGCGTACGTCCTACCGCCGCCGGCGAAGCGCTGGTGCGGCATGCCCGCTCGATCCTGGGCCAGGTCGAACAGATGCGCGGCGAGCTGCGCAGCTATGCGACCGGCCTCAAGGGCCGGATCCGGCTGCTGTCGAACACGGCGGCGATGGCCGCTTTCCTGCCGCCGCAGCTGTGTCGCTTCCTGGCGGCGCACCCCGACCTGTCGATCGACCTGGAAGAGCGGCCCAGCACGGAGATCGTCCAGGCGCTGGTGGACAGGCGTGCCGACCTGGGCGTCGCCGCCGGCGTCACCGACCTGCGCATGCTGCAGACGCACCTCGTGGCCAGCGACCAGCTGGTCGTGCTGGTGGGCCGCTCGCACCGCCTGGCCGGGCAGGCGCAGGTGCGCTTTGCCGACATCCTCGCCGAGCCGATCGTGGGCATGGCCGACAGCGCGCTCGAAACCCACCTGGCGGAACGGGCGGCGCGCCTGGGGCGCCAGCTCGACTACCGCATCCAGCTGCGCAATACCGCGCAGGTGGCCAGCTACGTCGAGGCGGGCATCGGCATTTCGATCCTCTCCGGCGCCCTGGCGGGGACGATCGGGCGCGGCGTGGCCGTCCTGACCCTGTCCGAAGCCTGGGCGGCCAGGCAGCTCTACCTGTGTGCGCGCGACTTCTCCACGCTGACTCCACATGCCGGCCTGCTGGCGCGGCAGCTGCTGGAGCAGGTCGCTGGCCAGCACGCATGA